The nucleotide sequence aaaaaagacattacatcacatcagaTGGGCTGTTTTAGCAGGAgcattactgtatttattatgAAAGGAGTGTCAGTGAAGATGTTTCTGGGGCCAGAATAATTGCCATAAATTAATTGTACTTGAAAGGCAAGTATTGCGATTAGCCAATTAGATTAGGGAGACTGAAAAGCCCAAGTTTTACCATGTACTTTGAGTAAGGGCCTTTCCTTTCATGACAAATGCATTCACGTATTCAAAGATGAATCTGAGCCAGGAACTTTGATTTTGTCCGGCATAAAATGTTGCAAGCCCTAGTGCTCCCACAGCTCCCCCAAGACGTGGCCTTCTAAATATTATACCCGCGTCTCCATTTTCACTCCGAGGAGTTTTAATCAGACTCCTTCTGGCAAACTTTTGGGTTTCTTGAcaaagtgtaaaataaaatggcagtaCCATCTGACAGATTCATACTTGGTAGTTTCAAATTTGCTCTCTCGGTAGAGCGTGCTCTTCTTCATCATGTACAGCAGCACCATGTCACAGAGGAACACTCCCTGAAGCAACATAAAATAGGGCTTTTAAGCATAAGCATGCCGGAACATATTTGTCTAAAAATAACGGTTAATAATAATCCTGAATTTGCATTACATCTGTAACGTCTCCTAAATACAAATAAGGTTGTTCCTTCTGTAATGTTTACGATGTCACTGAAAGGTCAAGCAAAGTTTGCTTCACAAATAAATGCCGGTTCATCTTGTCATACTGTCATATTCCCACATGCTGttttaacaaacacaaaaaattatACAGGAATGCCCCCTGCTGACCACATATGGTTATAGTCTTTTTCTACTGTAAAGTAACAATGTGCAAAGGCTCAAGATGAGATGAGAAATATTTATACAAGCTTGACAAATTTAGTAAGTTAACATATAATGACACATGGATACTTACGGCACCCATTAAAGCAAGCCCTGACCCAATATTTACTATGGTGGGGATTACACTGAACTTCCCAGCCTGAAAAAGAACCAgaaaattacacagaaaatgttACAATCGGCGTAGGAACACAGCATTATTTCACCACATCAGCTTGAATACCATCACCAGTAAAATGTATCTGCACCTCCCCAGTCACCATGATGTCGATGCGAATTCCATACACTTTAAACAGGGTTCGGTACGTCTGCCCTGCAGCATCTTTGTAATAACGAGTATATCtgtgaagacaaaaaacaaagtttgaaaatgtatttgcatttttccaGGAACATTAAgcttttatgcaaaaaaaaaaaaagcaattcaaACACCAGGGGGAGTTTCAGCAGCGACTCTGTATACCTGGCTGAATCATACTCCTGCCCCAGTCAATCAAAATGCTTAACgtcaaaagaaaatatattggCAACCCATCTGCATTCTTGGTAAATACTCGCTATAAGATACGTTTTCATAAAAGGagtattattaaaaaaagaacatccattttgaaaatagatAACGCTGACATATGAGATGCCTTGCGAGCCCAAGAACTCATCTCGGCTCAACTAATCCAATTAGATCTGTCAGCAGACAGTTTTCACAGTGCACTTGATATTCCGTCAGATCTGTTGAGCTTTAAATATTGAAAGCGATAAATCTTTCACAGTTTGTTCGTcagttttattcatgttttattctgTCTATAAAGCTTTTTCAACCTATGATGGGGAAAGtgtaaagaaatggaaaaacaggtttttagtcGCAGGGATTGTGAAGTAAATTACTGTGTGTTCAGCAGAAGTCACCATGGTGgagaatgttaaaaatgtactgAGCCTGTGCAAATTAAGTGTGTCCTACTTTGTCAAAACTTTGAGGTGTACAAAAACCATTCATAAAAAATTAACGTTTCTTAGATTGATCAAAACCAAACACAACCTCCTGTGAATTTCAGATGAGATATTCAGTCTTCATTCCTAGGCAATTGCAAATGCTTTTAAGTACCTTCGACAACTCTTTTTGTCATTCACCTATACAGTACTTCTGAAATTCCTGCCCTGTACATTTAATAGGATTAATATTTCTGACAATGTGACACTCATGAGCTAAACCAGTAATATGAGTGAGCGATGTCACGTACCTGAAGTTATACCCAGAAGTGATGGAACTGTTTGATTTCACGTCCAGCCGAGTGAAACCGTAGCGGGGATTGCATTTTGAGTAGTCCTTGTCCAGGTCACAGTTCCATTGTATCAGAATTCCAATTGACCCGCCCTGGATGAGACACAGTCTGGACACTGCCTCGGGACATGGTTTGCCACACTAAATAGCTCATCAACCTCACTGGTGGCCCAGAAAATTGGGCAACATCTGAATATTACAGAAGCCATTCGCGGTTCGACACAAATATATTACCTCACGTATAGAGGGGCGAATTACAATCATAATTATGGCTGATGCACTGTAACCAACTTGACACTATTCAGGTgagcctttttttgtttaaactaaTTTAGCATTAGACCTAAATGTGGGGCAGAGGTAAAAGACCAGATAACATCAGCCACATTGGAACAGCTAAACAGACCTTGTACTGTACACTGAATAAGCATCTCCTTATCtaaaaggtccaggaaactggatgcGAATTGCGGTTATATTATAACCCAATTCAATTACAACCACTAAATagtaataaacactattagattatcatgacctgttcagcagataaggacagggtgggcgtgtATCCTGCACTCATCAATATTCATATTATATGTAAACCATTCACGTCACATGTAAAGCATTCCTCGTAACTACTCGCAAGGTTACAGCAGGTTGACCCGTGCAATAAATTACCGTCAAACTATCCGACAACACAAAAGAAGCCAACAAATGCTAGGcttcagcaaagaattcacagatttccgtttcctggacctttaaataATTCACATAGCTTTTATCATGTAACCACACAGTCTACCTTCTTCCTTCAGAGATTAGATTGTGAAGGTTACTGTACTGATCAGCTGATAGGCCTCGCTCTATCTGTCCCTGTAGGTTCATGCACAGTGCACCCACAATGCAGTCTGAATACTTGCCATCAAAGCCATGTCTTGAAAACTGTGGCCAGCCCATCTGGTAAGGTCTCCAAGGCGGAATATGGGGCAGTAAGGGTGCTGGGTCTGATTATACAGGcacttttttaaatacatgtcATTGTTTGTTTCCAGGACATTTGATCTGAGGATAAAGCGAATATAGATGGAGGGAACTCAGGGAGGGAACTCGTTATTCAGACACTAATTGCTCTTACCGTTCTGCTCAttctttttgttaatttccGAAGTCTATTACACAAACATAATGACAATATTGAAAACGAAAGcaaacatttacacagcatGCAATACCAGTACAAGAACGAGACAAAGGAACCTGTGGAAAATATCTAGAGGGAAGGATCAAGGAGCCTTAACCAGACAGATTTATAAATGCTTGATACACCCAATCAATAAATTCCCTtgggtttaatttttttcacagacgaaaatcattttcttttttgcttgcCAGGACAGAAGGAGTCTCACTGAGAGAGCGCATGACAGCCACACTGAAATATGAGAGCACTGCGAACTTGACACCTGCCAAGAGCAGTCAAGTGAAGATCAATTCAGACCACAACTGCCCCTGCAAAACAGATAAGCCTGAGGAACAGGGTGTAGTCCATTCGTTCTCACTCCACCATACACCCAAACTCTAGTGTCACTGTGTTTCTATGAGCATTTGCTGCACAGTGCTCACAAACATTACTTActttgaaaattgaaatttaGGAAACCTGATGAAGTTCTTTATGTAGACTGTGAAGTTTTCAGCTTTTCGTAAAATTGCTTCCCTGTAGAGAACAGAACAATATGCTCAGTGTGAGTTATGCCCACACAAACATACCggtgggtgacaaattaaaggaaaaactgaCATAAAGTGTCTTAATGAGGTGTTGGGCCATCACAAGCCAACATAACAGCTTCAATGcaacaagtctctggaactctactggagggatggaacacaattcttccaaaagatattccccaatttggtgttttgatgatggtggtgaagaGCACTGTCTAAAAAATCTCCCGTAGGCattcaactgggttgagatctggtgactgcaaaggccatagcatatgagtcacatcattttcatattcatcaaaccattcagtgacccctggtGCCTTGTGGATGGAGgcaatttttttgtaaagctgCTTTTTACTTAGGTCTACTTGGAGTGTACTTTCTTCCTTTAGTCcatgaacccccccccaaatgcccTATGAATACCATTATAAAGCTGGTAGGTCATTAGAAACTACTTTGAATACCAAATATCCTTCATCCCACACAAAAATTGTTTGGGCAAATTGGAATAGAAACGCTTCACCATCAGATAAAGGtaatcactcagaataacttcgTATTGATTTGCTGTTACCCTGCCAAgaggacaagtggacccaaaccatgccaggaaaatccCCCCCACAGCATTACAGAGCCACCGAACCTCCTCACTGTAGTGGttaagcattcaggcctgtgcCGTTTTCTTGGGGTATGCCACACATGTAATCGCCCACTTCGTCGGGAataaggatgactcatctgactaTACCACTTTTCTCCACATCTCCGTAGACCAGTGCctgtggtttttgcaccactgaaccccaaatgtgcatttgtctttgcaatgaggggtttatgcaatGCGACCCTACTATAATATTCCTCTCTGTGTATGGGCTATTCTTGCctacacagtctgatcacgtcctgcattgacattctcagtcacctcagttcctcttctgtttttccttacacaTTACACTAATGCACGATCATCACGGCCATCAAATGTGtccaaccctatttactgatgtctttcctgTAGacctaaatgcagatgtcactttagtcactgttcctattgaaataCTAACCAGTTCAGAAGTCTTCATGACAAGCTcttgccatccatgccccaataatgaaccctctttcaatgttagatcttttcctcttgccactttgatccaaaatcaaggtcaactgggcctgctcagaatttgtatacatgccacagagcatgattgGATGCTAATTaactgtatcatgcagtacacttATATGGAAGaatctgcattcgttatgtttgtcaactcatttattcagatttttcctttaatttgtcatccatctgtgtgtgtcatccatctgtgtatatatatatatatatagtggctATTAAAAGCATCAAAAttagtttaaataaattgaatggtCATAAGTAAATTAAATTGACACTGTTACTGGAATATATGTATGTAGGGTTTCAATTAAGGAAGAGTGTCCTCACCGTGGTTTATGTACTTTTTCAATGGGACACCAGCCATATATCTCACAGGTACCTGTAGAATTCAGACAACGCCCACTCTTTATCCCTGAGGAGGAGAACAGATTTTATTACGCTGCAATTTATGtattacagaaattaaatacatatatttttattgtttgtaaaaggcattagtatttttattttccaaataatatgtattttgacGTGATATTGTACACGTCACTCATCCCATCAGTGAATccaaaacatacttttaaaTCTCTTACACATGAAACCTTCACCAAAGTTTTGACAAATTcaatgttagttttttttatattttaatctcAGTGCTACATGCCCATTGTAACCTAAAGATCAGCTTTCACTGAGGACAAAGGTGGcactaaaatgaaaaagaaatccTATTCGCCTTTTCCAGTGCTATTTATATCCTTGGTGATCATTCAGTTTTACTGAAGTAGCTAGCCAAATGTTAAATGATACACCCCAGCACACATAACTTATAAGGCAATATAAGGCAATTTAACAGACCGTATGTGCTGCCAACGGAAATGGCACATGTTGCTATCACCCAACCTTTGACCCAGGAAGTACAAGTCACACAGCAGGGGATCCAGTACACACCATGTCCAGATATTACCGCCTCCCCTTCAGCACAGTCCTCATTCACCCGACAGTGACCATCAGGCACCTTGATGCTCTGGAAGGAAGGGGAGACTGTGTTTAACATGTATTGACCTTTGGCTCAAACAGTATAGTTGACCTAATTCTAATGAGGGACTGTCAACAGCCTGTATTTATGTTGGCAACACAGGTGCCTTTAATAATGCTGTCCACACGACTGGATTAAAAATTAACAGTAAATGGCCTGAATAATGCACGATTCACCCTCAcacatatttaaagaaaaaaaggtaataAAATAACCAGAAGTAAAATGGGTTACATATTGTATCTATTATCAATGCACTTTGACCAGAGATCTCTCTACAATCGTTTTAGTACTTAAGAGTCTTCTATAAAGTCTTCATAAACCCTATAGGACTACATGACACTATGTACAGAACCCTCAAAAGTATGGCGacggtagagtgaaatttgtaaTACTGGCTATATACTTGAGCCATTTGTATCTGAGATCAAAAGAAGAATATAAGACAAATGTACAGAccatcagattttatttaatgtcatttGCATGCAAATACATGTACCATTTCACTAAAACAGGTATGTTTATGTTGAGGCCCCCATTTTCAGTTGTGCAAAAGGAATGGAGGACAGACAAATGTTAGCTTttgctcaggtgtttccttttgcatggattgttcacacacaaaagagcagtgagtgtctAGTCTTGTTTGTCTAAGCATATAGCAATGCATTAAGTATATAGCCAACATAAAtttccctctacctctctcatACTTCTGGAGGGCATTAATTCCTCATTGTCTTTTAGTCACAATGTCTTACataacataaatgttttttactttttcattttttactttttcatttgtttttcttcatttttatagaATCGCCTCCTATGCAGCACATTTTATGGTTTCATTattacagtgtaaaatgatAATGTTTACTTATCACAAATAAGAACCATATGACTTATCAGTCACAAAAGGACTTCGGAAAAAAGTCAGGAAAAATAAGACAGGAACCTTTCAACCAGGAAAACTTTCAACTGACAAACTATGCAATTGAGTGTGGAATTAACTTATACAATGGTGGACAACCAAGCGGAGACAGCAAAACAGTATGTGAACAGGTAGTTTCAACCCCAGTGAGATTGATTTCCTGCAATTTGACTAGTTATAACAAATAAGATGGAGCTGCACCTACACTGACCACTGGTTTAGTAGCATAGCACATCCTCGGAGGTTGGGCAGACTCATCGCACATCAGATTGTCAGCCTGGTCTAGACCATACTTCCATACATTATACTTCTTTACAGTACCTGCCCCTGACAAGTGAAGAAAGCTTTCAGCTAATTTCAATCACTCGGAGGGAATCTCTGGCTGAGGCACAGGAAGTCACACCAAGTCACTGAGCTACATCATTCATCATTCTTGTCAAAGCATGATGACTGTGAAGTACCTTTCCTCACTTAGCAATCAAAGCTGTGACAAATTGGCAAACAGGACCATTTTCCCAGAACTATTTGCAACtattgtaatttttaaaaatcagttttccctGGGGAAAATGTAAAAGGGATAATCATTAGATTGCCAGTGACTTCACATAAATGATGCAAGATGGAGGATATGCTTTAACTGGCACCAGACCTCAGCCATATTTAAGACCTTAACAAAAGGTGAAGGATGGTGACTGGCTTCCAGCACAGTTTCTGGTGGACGTGTCATCTGGTGCATAATGAACTGCTCTGCATTGCCTTTCACTCTCAATGGACTGGCCGGATTCCTGCTGATCTCACCTTAAAACAGGAGCGTGTTGCCCCTTCAGTACTGAGggactcttttaaaaaaagtctctctgtgctgcaaaCACATTTGTTGATTCTTGATGAGTCTCTTACCTCTGCGCAGTGGCCAAGCCTCTGGTTTGGTGTCTCTATGAAATTTGTTATTATGAAGAATACTCTCTCgccctggaaaaaaagaagtttttgttgttatatGCTATATGCTAAATTGCTGTTTGGTTATAGCATGCACCATAGTATCAACATTCCAAcaattcataataaataatgcattagtgcttttat is from Anguilla anguilla isolate fAngAng1 chromosome 9, fAngAng1.pri, whole genome shotgun sequence and encodes:
- the p2rx5 gene encoding P2X purinoceptor 5 isoform X1 — its product is MAKTSWTNFFLSVFDYKTEKYIIAKNKKVGVLFRVFQVSVLAYIIGWVFLTKKGYQERDDAIQSSVITKLKGVVLTNTTDSGLHLWGPEDYVIPPQGERVFFIITNFIETPNQRLGHCAESIKVPDGHCRVNEDCAEGEAVISGHGIKSGRCLNSTGTCEIYGWCPIEKVHKPREAILRKAENFTVYIKNFIRFPKFQFSKSNVLETNNDMYLKKCLYNQTQHPYCPIFRLGDLTRWAGHSFQDMALMGGSIGILIQWNCDLDKDYSKCNPRYGFTRLDVKSNSSITSGYNFRYTRYYKDAAGQTYRTLFKVYGIRIDIMVTGEAGKFSVIPTIVNIGSGLALMGAGVFLCDMVLLYMMKKSTLYRESKFETTKYESVRWKNKGEELNTALDDGTPSRQDMWRGKFIELSPNNSEVKS
- the p2rx5 gene encoding P2X purinoceptor 5 isoform X2; its protein translation is MAKTSWTNFFLSVFDYKTEKYIIAKNKKVGVLFRVFQVSVLAYIIGWVFLTKKGYQERDDAIQSSVITKLKGVVLTNTTDSGLHLWGPEDYVIPPQGERVFFIITNFIETPNQRLGHCAESIKVPDGHCRVNEDCAEGEAVISGHGIKSGRCLNSTGTCEIYGWCPIEKVHKPREAILRKAENFTVYIKNFIRFPKFQFSKSNVLETNNDMYLKKCLYNQTQHPYCPIFRLGDLTRWAGHSFQDMALMGGSIGILIQWNCDLDKDYSKCNPRYGFTRLDVKSNSSITSGYNFRYTRYYKDAAGQTYRTLFKVYGIRIDIMVTGEAGKFSVIPTIVNIGSGLALMGAGVFLCDMVLLYMMKKSTLYRESKFETTKKNKGEELNTALDDGTPSRQDMWRGKFIELSPNNSEVKS